A stretch of the Rosa rugosa chromosome 5, drRosRugo1.1, whole genome shotgun sequence genome encodes the following:
- the LOC133713162 gene encoding delta-1-pyrroline-5-carboxylate synthase A-like, whose amino-acid sequence MWRVSTVGLPSDTNSELIHSYIHKGEASRRSHLWSKIKSGTRGMAAKVKAAVDAASAGIPVFVTRCSSRLDGENGQIGEGVRRTSTCQEFCQNLAKSFNADLAW is encoded by the exons ATGTGGAGGGTCTCTACAGTGGGCCTCCCAAGTGACACAAATTCAGAGCTCATTCATTCATACATACATAAAGGAGAGGCATCAAGGCGGAGTCACTTGTGGAGTAAAATCAAGAGTGGGACGAGGGGAATGGCTGCGAAAGTAAAGGCTGCTGTTGATGCAGCTTCTGCTGGCATCCCTGTTTTCGTCACCAGGTGTTCTTCAAGACTTG ATGGAGAGAATGGACAAATTGGTGAGGGAGTCCGGAGAACCAGTACTTGCCAAGAATTTTGTCAAAATTTGGCAAAAAGTTTTAA TGCTGATTTAGCTTGGTGA